The following are encoded together in the Nocardioides okcheonensis genome:
- a CDS encoding helix-turn-helix transcriptional regulator — protein MSAQGDTAPDQVARLLAMVPYLLARGEVRLDDAAAHFGTDADQIERDLRLLFMTGLSPGLPGDLIEVDLEALEGDRVIRVDNADYLARPVRFSPAEATALVVALRTMADSAPEGAADVIARTLAKLEEAAGAEGEDLLRLHVTPTPLEASAVVPVLRSAIAHGHQVEITYHVPSRDQESRRVVDPRGIARVEDLLYLDAWCHTAQGDRAFRVDRILAATELDTDVADKGARPRDLTGGWFTDAETTTVTLRLAPPARWVVEYYQVTDQRPGPDGTIDVDLEVASEQWAQALLFRLAPHATLLAPAGWVEAFAQQARAALGLYEDDGVDS, from the coding sequence ATGAGCGCCCAGGGCGACACCGCCCCCGACCAGGTGGCCCGGCTGCTGGCGATGGTCCCGTACCTCCTCGCCCGCGGGGAGGTACGCCTCGACGACGCCGCCGCCCACTTCGGCACCGACGCCGACCAGATCGAGCGCGACCTGCGGCTGCTGTTCATGACCGGGCTGTCCCCGGGGCTGCCCGGCGACCTCATCGAGGTCGACCTCGAGGCTCTCGAGGGCGACCGGGTGATCCGGGTCGACAACGCCGACTACCTCGCCCGGCCGGTGCGGTTCTCGCCGGCGGAGGCGACCGCCCTCGTGGTCGCGCTGCGCACCATGGCCGACTCCGCGCCCGAGGGCGCGGCCGACGTCATCGCCCGCACGCTCGCCAAGCTCGAGGAGGCGGCCGGCGCCGAGGGGGAGGACCTGCTGCGCCTGCACGTCACGCCGACCCCGCTGGAGGCGAGCGCAGTGGTCCCGGTGCTGCGCTCGGCCATCGCCCACGGCCACCAGGTCGAGATCACCTACCACGTCCCGTCCCGCGACCAGGAGTCCCGCCGGGTCGTCGACCCGCGCGGCATCGCCCGCGTCGAGGACCTGCTCTACCTCGACGCGTGGTGCCACACGGCGCAGGGCGACCGCGCCTTCCGCGTCGACCGGATCCTGGCCGCGACCGAGCTCGACACCGACGTCGCCGACAAGGGCGCCCGTCCCCGCGACCTGACCGGCGGGTGGTTCACCGACGCCGAGACCACGACCGTCACGCTGCGCCTGGCACCTCCCGCACGGTGGGTCGTGGAGTACTACCAGGTCACCGACCAGCGCCCGGGACCCGACGGCACCATCGACGTCGACCTCGAGGTCGCCAGCGAGCAGTGGGCCCAGGCGCTGCTGTTCCGCCTGGCACCGCACGCCACCCTGCTCGCACCCGCCGGCTGGGTCGAGGCGTTCGCGCAGCAGGCCCGGGCGGCGCTCGGACTCTACGAGGACGACGGCGTAGACTCGTAG
- the tatC gene encoding twin-arginine translocase subunit TatC, with product MRLGGLVGLFKGGPRHAVGPDGRMALSDHFREFRARLLRCLLAFTVAFAVALVFRHVLLDTVFGPYEDAQRKLAEGVTEATTSGAAAGLTLWLKLAGFAAVVVTAPYWLYQIWAFVLPGLYAQERKMTRIFVAVAGPLFLVGVALGYFTLPVALEVLIGFNPDGVTNLIDFNDYLQFFTRTLLVFGLSFNIPVFVVLLNFAGVVKGKQLAAYRPWIVIGTFLFAAAATPSTDPFSMCLMAIPMMLLFFASEVIARVNDRRRARTRAATLAEGV from the coding sequence GTGAGGCTCGGAGGCCTCGTCGGCCTGTTCAAGGGAGGGCCGCGCCACGCGGTCGGACCGGACGGCCGGATGGCCCTGTCCGACCACTTCCGGGAGTTCCGGGCGCGCCTGCTGCGCTGCCTGCTGGCGTTCACGGTCGCGTTCGCGGTGGCGCTGGTCTTCCGCCACGTCCTGCTCGACACCGTCTTCGGCCCCTACGAGGACGCCCAGCGCAAGCTCGCCGAGGGCGTGACCGAGGCGACGACCAGCGGTGCCGCCGCAGGCCTGACCCTGTGGCTCAAGCTAGCCGGCTTCGCGGCGGTCGTCGTCACCGCGCCCTACTGGCTCTACCAGATCTGGGCCTTCGTGCTGCCCGGGCTCTACGCCCAGGAGCGCAAGATGACCCGGATCTTCGTCGCGGTCGCCGGACCGCTGTTCCTCGTCGGCGTCGCGCTGGGCTACTTCACGCTGCCGGTCGCGCTCGAGGTGCTGATCGGGTTCAACCCCGACGGCGTCACCAACCTGATCGACTTCAACGACTACCTGCAGTTCTTCACCCGCACGCTGTTGGTCTTCGGGCTGTCGTTCAACATCCCGGTCTTCGTGGTGCTGCTCAACTTCGCGGGCGTCGTCAAGGGCAAGCAGCTCGCGGCCTACCGCCCGTGGATCGTGATCGGCACCTTCCTCTTCGCCGCCGCCGCGACCCCCTCGACCGACCCGTTCTCGATGTGCCTGATGGCGATCCCGATGATGCTGCTGTTCTTCGCCTCGGAGGTGATCGCCCGGGTCAACGACCGCCGACGGGCGCGCACCCGCGCCGCGACCCTCGCCGAGGGCGTCTGA
- the tatA gene encoding twin-arginine translocase TatA/TatE family subunit, translated as MINPMIGMPQGAEWLVILAIVVLVFGAAKLPELARSSGQALKIFKSETKGLRDDDDAKKTEAEREIQARNAQTDAHDGTSGEVLRERRDDTPA; from the coding sequence ATGATCAACCCGATGATCGGCATGCCGCAGGGTGCGGAGTGGCTGGTGATCCTCGCCATCGTCGTGCTCGTGTTCGGTGCGGCCAAGCTGCCCGAGCTCGCCCGCAGCTCGGGCCAGGCGCTCAAGATCTTCAAGTCCGAGACCAAGGGCCTGCGCGACGACGACGACGCGAAGAAGACGGAGGCGGAGCGCGAGATCCAGGCGCGCAACGCGCAGACCGACGCGCACGACGGCACCTCGGGTGAGGTGCTCCGCGAGCGCCGCGACGACACCCCTGCCTGA